The Brassica oleracea var. oleracea cultivar TO1000 chromosome C6, BOL, whole genome shotgun sequence genome includes a region encoding these proteins:
- the LOC106297609 gene encoding LOW QUALITY PROTEIN: zinc finger CCCH domain-containing protein 62 (The sequence of the model RefSeq protein was modified relative to this genomic sequence to represent the inferred CDS: inserted 3 bases in 2 codons; deleted 1 base in 1 codon; substituted 1 base at 1 genomic stop codon): protein MCQGRMIITPTGQRNPFLHSWSCFPGLVMVAALDGHKKDIKGIVLPKGSDKLFSASSDGTLQIWDCHTIKLHAEAGFLISEGPWVFLGLPNALSTSKLQTDKDLHLNGMAGQVHAMTVSSGMLFAGSSSSYISVWKATDGESDPSDTIVXSEVTXSIVGGQRLYSGSVDKTXVWDLNTLECTITLRQHTDTVTSLLRWDQYLLSSSLDGTIKVWAASENGILKVKYTRRREQVRVRMVTAVLID from the exons ATGTGCCAAGGAAGAATGATCATAACACCTACGGGTCAACGAAACCCATTCCTGCACTCTTGGTCTTGCTTCCCAGGATTGGTCATGGTAGCTGCTCTCGATGGACACAAGA AGGATATAAAGGGGATTGTGCTTCCTAAGGGTTCAGAT AAACTTTTCTCAGCCAGTAGCGATGGTACATTGCAAATATGGGACTGCCACACAATCAAACTTCATGCAGAAGCCGGGTTTTTAATAAGTGAAGGGCCATGGGTTTTCCTTGGCTTGCCAAATGCT CTTTCAACGTCCAAACTCCAAACCGATAAAGATTTGCATCTTAATGGAATGGCTGGTCAGGTGCATGCTATGACTGTTAGCAGTGGGATGCTTTTTGCTGGGTCAAGT AGTT CATATATATCTGTCTGGAAAGCTACTGACGGCGAGTCTGATCCTTCGGACACCATAGT AAGTGAAGTCACATGATCTATTGTTGGGGGTCAGCGACTATACTCTGGTTCCGTGGATAAAA ATGTGTGGGATCTCAACACACTGGAGTGCACAATAACCCTGAGGCAACATACCGACACTGTCACATCTCTCTTACGCTGGGATCAGTATCTCTTATCGTCTTCTTTGGATGGGACCATAAAAGTCTGGGCTGCTTCTGAAAATGGCATCTTGAAAGTTAAATATACCCGCCGACGAGAACAAGTAAGGGTCCGAATGGTAACCGCGGTTTTGATAGATTAA
- the LOC106300435 gene encoding chloride channel protein CLC-a produces the protein MDEDGNLQISNSNYNGEEEADPENNTMNQPLLKRHRTLSSTPLALVGTKVSHIESLDYEINENDLFKHDWRSRSKTQVLQYIFAKWTLAFLVGLLTGLIATLINLAVENIAGYKLLAVGHYIGQDRYVTGLLVFTGANLGLTLVATVLVVVFAPTAAGPGIPEIKAYLNGIDTPNMFGATTMIVKIVGSIGAVAAGLDLGKEGPLVHIGSCIASLLGQGGPDNHRIKWRWLRYFNNDRDRRDLITCGSASGVCAAFRSPVGGVLFALEEVATWWRSALLWRTFFSTAVVVVVLRAFIEICNSGKCGLFGKGGLIMFDVSHVEVRYHAVDIIPVTLIGVIGGILGSLYNHLLHKVLRLYNLINQKGKLHKVLLSLSVSLFTSLCLYGLPFLAECKPCNPSIDEACPTNGRSGNFKQFNCPNGYYNDLATLFLTTNDDAVRNVFSSNTPNEFGMVSLWIYFGLYCILGLITFGIATPSGLFLPIILMGSAYGRMLGTVMGPYTKIDQGLYAVLGAASLMAGSMRMTVSLCVIFLELTNNLLLLPITMFVLLISKTVGDSFNLSIYEIILHLKGLPFLEANPEPWMRNLTVGELGDAKPPVVTLRGVEKVANIVDALRNTTHNAFPVLDGDATELHGLILRAHLVKVLKKRWFLNEKRRTEDWEVREKFTPVELAEREDNFDDVAITSSEMQMYVDLHPLTNTTPYTVVQSMSVAKALVLFRSVGLRHLLIVPKIQASGMSPVIGILTRQDLRAYNILQAFPHLDKHKSGKLR, from the exons ATGGATGAAGACGGAAACTTACAGATTAGTAATAGTAACTACAATGGAGAAGAAGAAGCAGATCCGGAGAATAACACTATGAACCAGCCACTCCTTAAGAGACATAGAACTCTTTCTTCAACTCCTCTTGCTTTGGTCGGTACCAAAGTTTCACACATCGAGAGCTTAGACTATGA AATAAACGAGAATGATCTGTTCAAGCATGACTGGAGAAGCAGATCAAAGACACAAGTGTTGCAATACATATTCGCAAAATGGACATTAGCTTTTCTTGTTGGTCTCTTAACTGGTCTCATAGCTACTCTCATCAACCTCGCCGTCGAAAACATCGCGGGTTACAAACTCCTGGCCGTCGGCCACTATATCGGTCAAGACAG ATATGTGACAGGTCTGTTGGTTTTTACTGGTGCGAATTTGGGTCTGACTCTGGTGGCGACAGTACTTGTTGTTGTATTTGCTCCTACGGCTGCTGGTCCTGGGATTCCAGAGATCAAAGCTTATCTTAATGGCATCGACACTCCCAATATGTTTGGTGCCACCACCATGATCGTTAAG ATTGTTGGAAGTATTGGAGCAGTTGCAGCTGGACTTGATCTTGGCAAAGAAGGGCCTTTGGTTCACATTGGAAGCTGCATAGCTTCTTTACTCGGTCAAGGTGGTCCAGACAACCATAGAATCAAATGGAGATGGCTTCGTTACTTCAACAACGACAGAGACCGAAGAGATCTTATTACATGTGGATCTGCCTCTGGAGTATGTGCAGCTTTCAGATCACCAGTAGGAGGGGTTCTCTTCGCTCTTGAGGAAGTTGCCACGTGGTGGAGAAGCGCTCTTCTATGGAGAACCTTCTTCAGTACAGCTGTTGTGGTGGTTGTATTGAGAGCTTTCATAGAGATTTGCAACTCCGGTAAATGCGGGCTTTTCGGTAAAGGAGGACTCATTATGTTTGATGTGAGTCATGTAGAGGTTAGGTACCATGCAGTGGATATAATCCCTGTTACATTGATTGGTGTCATTGGTGGCATTCTTGGAAGCTTGTACAATCACCTTCTTCATAAAGTCCTTCGTCTTTACAATCTCATCAATCA GAAGGGTAAGCTCCACAAGGTGCTTCTAAGTCTTTCGGTGTCTCTCTTCACATCACTTTGCTTGTATGGGCTTCCTTTCTTAGCGGAATGCAAGCCTTGTAATCCTTCAATAGACGAGGCATGTCCAACAAACGGAAGATCAGGGAACTTCAAGCAGTTCAACTGTCCCAACGGTTACTACAACGATCTAGCGACTCTGTTTCTCACAACCAATGATGATGCTGTCAGAAACGTGTTCTCTTCAAACACTCCTAATGAGTTTGGTATGGTTTCCCTGTGGATATACTTTGGTCTCTACTGCATTTTGGGGCTTATCACATTCGGTATAGCCACACCTTCCGGTCTCTTCTTACCGATCATCCTCATGGGTTCTGCTTACGGTCGGATGCTAGGCACAGTAATGGGACCTTACACAAAGATCGACCAAGGGCTTTACGCGGTCCTTGGTGCAGCTTCACTCATGGCTGGTTCCATGAGAATGACTGTTTCTCTCTGTGTTATATTCCTTGAGCTCACCAACAACCTTCTTTTGTTGCCCATTACTATGTTTGTGCTTCTCATTTCTAAAACAGTTGGAGACAGCTTCAATCTTAGTATCTACGAGATCATTCTCCATCTTAAGGGCTTACCATTCCTGGAAGCAAATCCTGAGCCATGGATGAGGAATCTCACTGTAGGTGAGCTTGGTGATGCTAAGCCTCCGGTGGTTACCCTTCGCGGAGTTGAAAAAGTTGCCAATATAGTAGATGCACTGAGGAACACAACGCATAACGCCTTCCCGGTACTGGATGGTGATGCTACAGAGCTTCATGGGTTGATCTTGAGAGCACATCTTGTTAAAGTTTTGAAAAAGAGATGGTTCTTGAATGAGAAGAGAAGAACAGAAGACTGGGAAGTCAGAGAAAAGTTCACACCGGTGGAGTTGGCTGAGAGAGAAGACAATTTCGACGATGTTGCAATCACAAGCTCAGAGATGCAAATGTATGTTGATCTTCATCCTTTGACCAACACTACACCTTACACAGTGGTGCAGAGTATGTCGGTCGCTAAGGCTTTGGTGCTTTTCCGATCGGTCGGTCTCAGACATCTGCTGATTGTTCCCAAGATTCAAGCTTCAGGA ATGTCTCCTGTGATAGGGATCTTAACAAGGCAAGATCTAAGGGCTTATAACATTCTCCAAGCGTTTCCTCATTTGGATAAACACAAAAGTGGAAAGCTACGATAA